From a region of the Paraburkholderia caribensis genome:
- a CDS encoding c-type cytochrome produces the protein MDTLNLRGPHPNTDSFFSVMARVCATLSLCAFASTCFAQNRVPAADGMPAAQTPKPAVVAVPGSSAAVLSAGEQLAELGAPGVPACFSCHGAGGRGNGAHFPAIAGQPVAYTIARIHAFQARAKESGAKPGTMKAVASALDEQQIDQVAAYLSVTKR, from the coding sequence ATGGATACTCTGAACTTACGCGGCCCCCACCCGAATACCGATTCATTCTTCAGCGTGATGGCGCGCGTGTGCGCGACACTATCGCTCTGCGCATTCGCGAGCACGTGCTTTGCACAAAACCGGGTCCCGGCCGCAGACGGCATGCCGGCCGCGCAAACGCCGAAGCCTGCCGTCGTCGCGGTTCCTGGATCATCAGCAGCGGTTCTCTCGGCTGGCGAGCAACTGGCCGAACTGGGCGCGCCCGGCGTTCCCGCCTGCTTCAGTTGTCACGGTGCAGGCGGAAGGGGCAACGGTGCGCATTTCCCTGCCATTGCAGGTCAGCCGGTTGCATACACGATCGCCCGAATCCATGCGTTTCAGGCACGCGCGAAGGAAAGCGGCGCGAAGCCCGGCACGATGAAGGCCGTCGCGTCCGCACTCGATGAACAACAAATCGATCAGGTCGCCGCGTATCTATCGGTGACGAAGCGTTGA
- a CDS encoding DUF308 domain-containing protein, with the protein MVDRQEDITRAQKERWLTRYYFVRTAFSVAWVVLAFSVGQHFPVTAVALLVVYPAWDALANYIDASRNGGLAENRTQAINVIVSSVATVAVMVALGLNWVLGVFGAWAILSGLLQLATAVRRWKHLGAQWAMILSGGQSALAGAFFLTQSGAPTHSAISRVAGYAAVGAVYFLVSALWLSVGQLRRKALRTS; encoded by the coding sequence ATGGTTGATCGTCAGGAAGATATCACTCGAGCTCAGAAAGAACGCTGGCTCACGCGCTACTATTTCGTCCGGACTGCATTTTCCGTTGCCTGGGTCGTACTGGCTTTCTCCGTCGGGCAGCACTTCCCGGTCACCGCAGTTGCACTGCTGGTCGTGTATCCCGCGTGGGATGCTCTGGCCAATTACATCGACGCGTCGCGTAACGGTGGGCTGGCTGAAAATCGTACTCAAGCCATCAACGTCATCGTCAGTTCCGTTGCAACGGTTGCGGTGATGGTCGCCTTGGGATTGAACTGGGTGCTGGGTGTATTCGGCGCCTGGGCGATACTTTCCGGATTGCTTCAACTCGCCACTGCCGTCCGCCGTTGGAAACACCTTGGCGCGCAATGGGCGATGATCCTGAGCGGCGGACAGTCGGCATTGGCAGGGGCATTTTTCCTGACGCAAAGCGGCGCGCCGACGCATTCCGCGATTAGCAGGGTGGCCGGCTACGCAGCCGTAGGCGCCGTCTACTTTCTCGTTTCTGCGTTGTGGCTATCGGTCGGCCAGCTTCGCCGCAAGGCGCTTCGAACGTCTTGA
- a CDS encoding type VI secretion system Vgr family protein: MGAQDIIAAVTGGLAQGDRLLKLDTPLGGDLVVPQRAVGSSRIGRHFDFTVDVVSTSSGIELKKLIAQPVTLWLQQSDKSYLPHNGFVHTARRLGSDSALTSYQIGFASWMHFLKFRRDQRIWQDMSVEDIVSDVFNAHPQAQGRFRFELSKPRPIRSYCRQDEYDWNFVHRLLESEGLYGFWQQAQDGKSHTLVITDKLSAFVAMSPGTVQFYRAGTNSEADALTQWSGTRTLQSALLTTRTFDYKSPSSVYNPKGTSTPTMPTQGALPAQAEVYEYTGAYTYGPQDRGDALSRIRVEEWESQAKRFHGAGGVRGIDAGRRFSLSGHPDHDRDAAGQREFAVIETVWTIENNLPVNRDAPVFPHSLQASVAAVRARHEGATAAGPVSVNGSEGFFRVDIEAQRTTVPYRSPLEHEKPDVQLESAIVVGPGNEEVYSDELNRIKVRFIWDRLNSGDERASCWLRVVQSDTGGRYGGVHLPRVGEEVLVDYVDGDCDRPIVVARIYNGAMKPQWHSNGLLSGYRSKEFGGSGYNHLVMDDATGQNRLQLYSSSANSSLHLGYLIAQNGNERGAYLGSGFDLKSDAYGAVRAAQGLYVTTHPVVSQPLDVRAASSQLVNAGSVLDAMSDASTTHQAESLKDGSDSLKSLTDATQDSVAGSSSGGNTAGGGTGSAAAFRDPAMLMASPSGIALSTGQSIHIAANEHINLVSGQSAYLAAGHAFVASVAEKLSLFTLNAGMKLFAAKGKVEIQAHSGDIELTAQKAFKVLSATENIEAAAKQEILLTSGGAYLRIKGGNIEIHAPGKIDIKGSQHSFAGPTGDAYPLPSMPKSICIPCLLAEYSQGALLGTK; the protein is encoded by the coding sequence ATGGGGGCGCAGGATATTATCGCGGCCGTCACGGGTGGGCTTGCGCAGGGCGACCGGTTGTTGAAGCTGGATACGCCGCTGGGCGGCGACCTGGTTGTGCCGCAGCGGGCGGTGGGCAGTTCGCGCATCGGGAGGCACTTCGATTTCACCGTCGACGTCGTCTCGACTTCTTCGGGCATCGAACTTAAGAAACTGATCGCGCAGCCCGTCACGCTCTGGCTACAGCAGTCTGACAAGTCTTATCTGCCTCATAACGGCTTCGTGCACACCGCACGCCGGCTCGGCTCTGACAGTGCGCTAACCAGTTATCAGATCGGGTTCGCATCGTGGATGCATTTTCTCAAGTTCCGGCGCGACCAGCGTATCTGGCAGGACATGAGCGTCGAGGATATCGTCAGCGATGTGTTCAACGCGCATCCTCAAGCCCAAGGGCGATTCCGGTTTGAACTGTCGAAGCCGCGTCCCATACGCTCGTATTGCCGGCAGGACGAGTACGACTGGAACTTCGTGCATCGGTTGCTGGAGTCGGAAGGCCTGTATGGTTTCTGGCAGCAGGCGCAGGACGGCAAATCTCATACGCTGGTGATCACGGACAAGCTCTCGGCGTTCGTCGCGATGTCACCCGGAACGGTGCAGTTTTATCGCGCGGGAACGAACAGCGAAGCGGATGCGCTCACGCAATGGTCGGGCACGCGCACGCTTCAAAGCGCGCTGCTGACCACGCGCACGTTCGACTACAAAAGCCCGTCCAGCGTATATAACCCGAAGGGCACCAGCACTCCCACGATGCCCACGCAAGGTGCGTTGCCTGCGCAAGCCGAGGTCTACGAATACACGGGCGCTTACACGTATGGGCCGCAGGATCGCGGTGACGCGCTCTCGCGCATCCGTGTGGAGGAATGGGAGTCGCAAGCGAAGCGCTTTCACGGAGCGGGAGGCGTGCGTGGCATCGACGCCGGACGGCGCTTCTCATTGAGCGGGCATCCCGATCACGACCGTGATGCTGCCGGTCAACGGGAGTTTGCCGTGATCGAGACCGTCTGGACGATTGAGAACAACCTGCCTGTCAACCGTGATGCGCCGGTGTTTCCTCATAGCCTGCAGGCGTCGGTGGCGGCCGTCCGTGCGCGGCATGAAGGTGCGACGGCGGCCGGCCCGGTGTCCGTCAACGGATCGGAAGGATTCTTCCGGGTCGATATCGAGGCGCAGCGCACGACGGTGCCGTATCGCAGTCCGCTCGAGCACGAAAAGCCAGACGTGCAACTCGAATCGGCAATCGTTGTCGGGCCGGGGAACGAAGAAGTCTATAGCGACGAACTGAATCGCATCAAGGTGCGCTTCATCTGGGACCGGCTCAATAGCGGAGACGAACGCGCGTCGTGCTGGCTGCGCGTCGTGCAATCGGATACGGGTGGCCGTTATGGCGGTGTGCATCTGCCGCGTGTCGGCGAGGAAGTTCTTGTCGATTATGTCGATGGCGATTGCGACCGGCCGATCGTGGTTGCCCGGATCTACAACGGCGCGATGAAGCCGCAATGGCATTCGAACGGCTTGCTGTCCGGTTACCGGTCGAAGGAATTCGGAGGCAGCGGATACAACCATCTGGTGATGGATGATGCGACCGGGCAGAATCGCCTCCAGCTTTATAGCAGCAGCGCGAATTCGTCTCTGCATCTGGGTTATCTGATTGCACAGAATGGAAACGAGCGGGGCGCCTATCTGGGCAGCGGGTTCGACCTGAAGTCGGACGCGTATGGCGCGGTGCGCGCGGCGCAAGGTCTATATGTCACAACTCACCCTGTAGTTAGCCAGCCACTCGATGTGCGCGCGGCGAGTTCACAACTGGTGAATGCCGGGAGCGTGCTGGATGCCATGTCAGATGCGAGCACGACGCATCAGGCGGAGAGCCTTAAGGATGGCAGCGACTCGCTGAAGTCCTTGACGGATGCAACGCAAGATAGCGTAGCCGGTTCTTCGTCTGGCGGTAACACGGCGGGCGGCGGCACGGGCAGTGCGGCAGCGTTCCGTGATCCCGCGATGCTGATGGCAAGTCCGTCAGGCATTGCCTTATCGACGGGACAATCAATACATATCGCGGCCAATGAACATATCAACCTTGTCAGCGGACAGAGTGCGTACTTGGCAGCGGGCCATGCGTTCGTAGCGAGCGTTGCCGAAAAGCTCAGCCTGTTCACGCTGAACGCCGGCATGAAACTCTTTGCGGCCAAAGGCAAAGTTGAGATTCAGGCCCATTCTGGCGACATCGAACTGACCGCGCAGAAGGCCTTCAAAGTACTATCCGCGACGGAAAATATCGAAGCGGCGGCCAAGCAGGAGATCCTTCTCACATCGGGTGGCGCGTACCTGCGGATCAAAGGTGGAAACATCGAGATTCATGCGCCGGGAAAGATCGACATCAAGGGCAGTCAACATTCATTCGCTGGGCCGACGGGCGATGCGTACCCGCTGCCTTCGATGCCTAAGTCCATCTGCATTCCCTGCCTGCTCGCCGAATACTCGCAGGGCGCGTTGCTGGGTACGAAGTGA